A window from Deinococcus detaillensis encodes these proteins:
- a CDS encoding dipeptidase has product MSGLNDVLNKLSERSEASLSELIEFASIPSVSAQPDHKPDMERAAAWLSERLKRAGLGTVERWPTAGHAAVYAEYLDAGKDAPTLLVYGHYDVQPPDPLEKWHTPPFTLTVKDGRIYGRGVSDDKGPLLLTVQVVDAYLSTLGKLPLNLKFLFEGEEEVGSAHLNELVAQNAERLKADFVLSADGGMWSAEIPSLTVSARGLVALELTVRGPTKDLHSGRHGGSVHNPLHALATLIAGLHDESGRVTVPGFYDGIAELTPQQREGIRQLPFTDEAYLTQTGAPAVYGESGYSTLERQWHRPTLEVNGMWGGYTGEGTKTVLPSEAHAKITCRLVPGQEPGRITQLLKQHLEDNLPPGVTLELHPGEHGARAYHLPDDHPGGALAREVLAELYGKPPLDVGMGGSIPVLETFQSVLGLDTVFFSFSVGDEDIHAPNEFFRIPRLSEGQKAWAQLWWKLGHQEKR; this is encoded by the coding sequence ATGAGCGGCCTGAACGATGTGCTGAACAAGTTGAGTGAGCGTTCTGAGGCCTCACTCTCCGAACTGATCGAGTTCGCCAGCATCCCCAGCGTCAGCGCCCAGCCGGATCACAAACCGGACATGGAGCGGGCGGCGGCGTGGCTCTCGGAGCGCCTGAAACGCGCTGGCCTGGGGACGGTGGAACGCTGGCCCACCGCCGGACACGCCGCCGTCTACGCCGAGTACTTGGACGCGGGCAAGGACGCGCCCACCCTGCTCGTCTACGGCCACTACGACGTTCAGCCGCCTGACCCGCTGGAGAAATGGCACACGCCACCGTTTACGCTCACGGTCAAAGACGGCAGAATCTATGGGCGTGGCGTCAGCGATGACAAGGGACCGCTGCTGCTGACCGTGCAGGTGGTGGACGCTTACCTGTCCACGCTGGGCAAGTTGCCCCTCAACCTCAAATTCTTGTTCGAGGGCGAGGAGGAGGTTGGCAGCGCCCACCTGAACGAACTCGTCGCGCAGAACGCCGAGCGGCTCAAGGCCGATTTCGTCCTGAGTGCCGACGGCGGGATGTGGAGTGCGGAGATACCCTCACTGACGGTCAGCGCACGCGGGCTGGTGGCGCTGGAACTCACCGTGCGCGGCCCCACCAAAGACCTGCACTCCGGGCGGCACGGCGGCAGTGTCCACAATCCTCTGCACGCGCTAGCGACTTTGATTGCCGGACTTCACGACGAATCAGGCCGCGTGACGGTGCCGGGCTTCTACGACGGCATTGCCGAACTGACGCCCCAGCAGCGTGAGGGCATCCGGCAACTGCCCTTCACCGACGAGGCGTATCTGACCCAGACCGGAGCGCCTGCCGTCTACGGCGAATCCGGCTACTCCACGCTGGAGCGCCAGTGGCACCGGCCCACGCTGGAAGTCAACGGGATGTGGGGCGGCTACACCGGCGAGGGAACCAAAACCGTGCTGCCGAGTGAGGCCCACGCCAAAATCACCTGCCGCCTGGTGCCGGGGCAGGAACCGGGGCGGATCACGCAGCTGCTCAAGCAGCACTTGGAGGACAATTTGCCGCCCGGTGTCACGCTGGAACTTCACCCCGGCGAACACGGCGCGCGCGCCTACCACCTGCCTGATGACCACCCCGGCGGGGCGCTGGCGCGGGAAGTGCTGGCCGAGCTGTACGGCAAGCCGCCGCTGGACGTGGGCATGGGCGGCAGCATTCCGGTGCTGGAGACTTTTCAAAGCGTACTGGGCCTCGACACCGTGTTTTTTAGTTTCTCGGTAGGCGACGAGGACATCCACGCCCCCAACGAATTTTTCCGCATCCCACGCTTGTCCGAGGGCCAGAAGGCTTGGGCGCAGTTGTGGTGGAAGCTGGGCCATCAGGAGAAAAGATGA
- a CDS encoding carboxypeptidase M32 gives MNEFQRRSAEINDLLCVLNVLNWDARTQMPAGGSSARAQQQATISALAQEKLLDPAYEAAAQAVSADDSDDDVENRAAQQALAAVSALKRIPAELTRELALLKSEAQDVWARAKAANDFQMFAPALTRMVELNRQLAEALGYEGHPYDALLNLYEPGVTVATLLPLFERLRAHHVPLLKAIQQQPQPRSDFLNRSYPADAQKRVSLTLAQKFGYDTQRGRLDESAHPFEISFTRQDVRITTRFQEKFLSGALFGTLHETGHAMYEQGVRPELSRTVLTSDLTGLYAVGGASYGTHESQSRLWENRIGRSKAYWNLHFSQLQDAFPEQFADVDTAAFHRAINTVRPSLIRVEADELTYDLHIMLRVELERQLIGGELAVKDLPAAWNARIKSDLGLDVPDDAHGVLQDIHWSAGMIGSFPTYTIGNVMASQFYAAALEQVPDLEAGLARGEYTPLREWLTDNIYQHGRTFTPHELLMRVTGHGLDPQPYLDYLSGKYGELYGLDLQKVGTQKEQTT, from the coding sequence ATGAATGAATTTCAGCGCCGCTCGGCAGAAATCAACGACTTGTTGTGTGTTCTGAATGTGCTCAACTGGGACGCCCGCACCCAGATGCCCGCAGGCGGCAGTTCGGCCCGCGCCCAACAACAGGCAACCATCAGCGCTCTGGCGCAGGAAAAATTGCTCGATCCGGCTTACGAGGCGGCGGCGCAAGCGGTCAGCGCTGACGACAGCGATGATGACGTGGAGAACCGTGCCGCGCAGCAGGCTCTGGCGGCTGTCTCGGCCCTCAAGCGCATTCCCGCCGAACTGACCCGCGAACTGGCCCTGCTCAAATCAGAAGCGCAGGACGTGTGGGCGCGGGCCAAAGCGGCCAACGACTTTCAGATGTTCGCCCCGGCCCTGACACGGATGGTGGAGCTGAACCGCCAACTGGCCGAGGCGCTGGGCTACGAGGGCCACCCTTACGACGCACTGCTCAACCTCTACGAGCCGGGTGTCACGGTGGCCACGCTGCTGCCGCTGTTCGAGCGGCTCCGCGCCCATCATGTGCCGCTCCTCAAGGCCATCCAGCAGCAACCCCAGCCGCGCAGCGATTTCCTGAACCGCTCGTATCCAGCAGACGCGCAAAAGCGTGTTTCCCTGACGCTGGCGCAGAAGTTCGGCTACGACACCCAGCGCGGGCGGCTCGACGAATCGGCCCACCCCTTCGAGATCAGTTTCACCCGTCAGGATGTGCGGATCACCACCCGCTTTCAGGAAAAATTCCTATCGGGCGCACTGTTCGGCACGCTGCATGAAACCGGACACGCCATGTACGAGCAGGGCGTCCGCCCCGAGCTGAGCCGCACTGTGCTGACCAGTGATTTGACGGGCCTCTACGCGGTGGGCGGGGCCAGCTATGGCACGCACGAGAGCCAGTCGCGGCTGTGGGAAAACCGAATTGGGCGCTCAAAGGCGTACTGGAACCTGCACTTTTCGCAGCTTCAGGACGCGTTCCCAGAGCAGTTCGCGGACGTGGACACCGCCGCCTTTCACCGGGCCATCAACACCGTGCGCCCCAGCCTCATCCGGGTGGAGGCCGACGAGCTGACGTATGACCTCCACATCATGCTGCGGGTCGAGCTGGAACGCCAACTCATCGGCGGCGAACTGGCGGTTAAGGACTTGCCCGCCGCCTGGAACGCCCGCATCAAATCCGACCTCGGTCTGGACGTGCCGGACGACGCACACGGCGTGTTGCAAGACATCCACTGGTCGGCGGGTATGATCGGCTCGTTTCCCACCTATACCATCGGCAACGTGATGGCCTCGCAGTTCTATGCGGCAGCGCTGGAGCAGGTGCCAGATCTGGAAGCTGGCCTAGCGCGTGGCGAGTACACCCCCCTGCGCGAGTGGCTCACAGACAACATCTATCAGCATGGCCGCACCTTCACGCCCCACGAACTGCTGATGCGCGTGACCGGGCACGGCCTCGACCCGCAACCTTACCTGGATTACCTCAGCGGCAAATACGGCGAACTCTACGGCCTGGACCTTCAAAAAGTAGGCACTCAAAAGGAGCAAACAACATGA
- a CDS encoding SDR family NAD(P)-dependent oxidoreductase, whose amino-acid sequence MTQTNGKLAGKVALVTGASSGIGEATALALAEHGAAVALVARRKDRLDELAAKIESMGGKVAVIVSDLAQAGQGAEVVKQTVSALGRLDIVVNNAGVMLLGPLSGGDPSDLTRMMDLNVTALMHLSQAALEVMKPQKSGHIVNISSVSGRGASPLSAGYSASKWAVGGFSEGLRQEAKADRIRVTVIEPGVVATELTDHITHTQTKDMYEGRIKDMEMLQSEDIAAAVVYAVTQPERVNVNELLIRPLDQG is encoded by the coding sequence ATGACCCAGACAAACGGAAAACTGGCAGGAAAAGTCGCCCTCGTCACCGGAGCCTCCAGCGGCATCGGCGAGGCCACCGCCCTGGCCCTGGCCGAACACGGCGCAGCGGTGGCGCTGGTGGCCCGGCGCAAGGACCGTCTGGATGAACTGGCTGCCAAGATCGAGAGCATGGGCGGCAAGGTGGCCGTGATCGTCTCCGATCTGGCGCAGGCCGGGCAAGGCGCGGAAGTCGTCAAGCAGACCGTCAGCGCCCTGGGCCGCCTGGACATCGTGGTGAACAACGCGGGCGTGATGCTGCTCGGCCCCCTCTCCGGCGGCGATCCCAGCGACCTGACGCGCATGATGGACCTCAACGTCACGGCGCTGATGCACCTCTCGCAGGCGGCGCTGGAAGTCATGAAGCCGCAGAAGAGCGGGCACATCGTCAACATCTCCTCAGTGTCGGGGCGAGGGGCCAGTCCGCTGAGTGCCGGATATAGCGCCAGCAAATGGGCGGTGGGGGGATTTAGCGAGGGCCTGCGGCAGGAAGCCAAAGCCGACCGGATTCGCGTGACCGTCATCGAGCCCGGTGTGGTCGCCACCGAGCTGACCGATCACATTACCCACACCCAGACCAAGGACATGTACGAGGGCCGCATCAAGGACATGGAGATGCTGCAATCGGAAGACATCGCCGCTGCCGTTGTCTATGCCGTGACCCAGCCGGAGCGCGT